In a genomic window of Gossypium arboreum isolate Shixiya-1 chromosome 9, ASM2569848v2, whole genome shotgun sequence:
- the LOC108455294 gene encoding uncharacterized protein LOC108455294, with the protein MGFVNRPRSGLGLGYYTVTPPPPPTTESSKRTPLEKLRKLGAEEFRGRSDDGLVKAEYWLQSIVRVFKQMVCSPDENLICAMSLLKEEAYNWWETIEAVVSVEKITWEFFQNEFKKKYVGKRYLDKKKREFLDLRKGSKLVAEYERKFVYLSKCARDIAPSEEEMCIRFEEGLNYEIRMMIGGTEILEFIVLSDRAQKLEEKSKEELSRATSAPERSGKSRPRQSDYKASDRPAVSVAFSAQRLLHKGNEAFLAYILDTRGSNSKLEQISVVNEFPDVFPEELPSYHLIEKWNL; encoded by the exons ATGGGATTTGTTAacaggccaag GTCTGGGCTGGGTTTAGGGTATTACACGGTTACCCCTCCACCTCCTCCAACAACTGAATCTAGTAAACGTACTCCGTTGGAAAAGCTCAGAAAACTAGGAGCTGAAGAATTCCGGGGAAGATCAGATGATGGCCTTGTCAAAGCTGAATATTGGTTGCAAAGTATAGTGAGAGTTTTTAAGCAAATGGTATGCTCACCAGATGAGAATTTAATATGTGCTATGTCGCTACTGAAAGAAGAAGCATACAATTGGTGGGAAACAATCGAGGCAGTGGTGTCGGTAGAGAAAAtcacgtgggaattctttcagaatgagttcaaaaagaaatatgtGGGCAAACGGTATCTGgataagaaaaagagagaatttttgGATCTACGAAAAGGAAGTAAATTGGTAGCTGAATATGAAAGAAAATTTGTTTATCTTAGCAAATGTGCACGAGATATTGCACCCAGTGAGGAGGAAATGTGtatcagatttgaagaagggcttaattaTGAGATCAGAATGATGATAGGGGGCACTGAGATACTGGAATTCATTGTTCTATCAGATCGTGCTCAGaagcttgaagaa aaatctaaagaggaaCTTAGTCGAGCCACTTCAGCACCGGAAAGATCAGGAAAGAGTAGACCAAGACAATCTGATTACAAAGCATCTGATAGACCTGCTGTTAGCGTAG CCTTTTCTGCTCAGAGATTGTTACATAAAGGAAACGAGGCATTCTTggcctatattcttgatactcggggttcCAATTCAAAGTTAGAACAGATATCAGTAGTCAATGAGTTCCccgatgtgtttcctgaggagttaccaagTTACCACCtgatagagaagtggaatttgtgA